CGTGGTCATGAGCATGGCCACCGTAATCGAGAAACCATAGGCGGCTTCCATGTGGGCCGATGTCTTGAAGTACAACACCATCAGGATACACCCGATCCAGAGAATGACGTTGATGGAGGGGATGTAGATCTGTCCTTTGAAATCCGTCGGGTTACGAACGGTCACGCGCGGCCAGAAATTCAGGGAAATGGCTTCGTTGATGAGGGTATACGAACCGCTGATCAGCGCCTGCGACGCAATCACGGCAGCGGCGGTGGCGAGCAGGATGCCGGGCAGTAACAGCCACTCGGGCATGATCGCAAAGAACGGGTTGCGGCCGTCGAGTTGCCGTCCGGCGCCTTCCATCAGCCAGGCAGCCTGCCCCAGGTAGTTGACGACGAGCGCAATTTTGACGAAGATCCAACTGATGCGGATGTTCTGGCGGCCGCAGTGCCCCAAATCCGAATACAGGGCCTCGGCACCGGTCGTACAGAGGAATACCGCACCCAGCAACCAGAAGCCACTCGGATAGGTGGTGAGTAATTCATACGCATAAACCGGGTTCAAGGCCGTCAGGATTTGGGGGTGTGTGACGACCTGCACGATGCCCAACGCCAACAACATGCCGAACCACAGCGCCATGATGGGCCCGAAGAACGTCCCGACTTTCTGGGTGCCGTAGCGCTGGAAGAAGAACAATCCGGTCAGGATTGCCAATACGATGGGTATTGTGGGAAGATCCGCTACGATGATATCGAGTCCTTCTACCGCCGACGCCACCGAAATGGGCGGTGTGATAATGCCATCGGCCAATAAGGTGGTAGCGCCGAGGATGGTCGGGATCACCAGACGGCCTTTTCCGAACCGGCGGACGAGGGCATAGAGGGAAAAGACGCCGCCTTCCCCGTGGTTGTCGGCCGACAGGGTAAGGAGGATGTACTTAAACGTCGTCTGGAACGTCAATGTCCAGAAGACACAGGAAATACTGCCATACACCAGCAATTGGCTGATGGGCCGGTCGCCGACGATGGCTTTCATGACATAAAGCGGGCTGGTGCCGATATCACCATAGATAATACCCAGGGCGACGATGAGTCCGGCTGCCGATAATTTGTGCGTTGTTTTCATGTTTGGAATGGATATAAGAAGTCTGTACCGCCCGGTTGTACCCGGCAGTGGAAAGGAAATTGCACTAAAAAAGAAGGGTTATCCGGACTGGAATCGATACCCGATCCCCGACTCGGTCAGCAGATACCGCGGTCGGTTCGGATCGTCTTCGAGTTTCTTCCGCAACTGGCCGATAAACACGCGGAGGTATTGGGTTTCTTCCACATAGGTCGGACCCCACACGGCCCGGAGCAGGAACTGGTGCGTCAACACGCGTCCTTCGTTGCCGGCGAGCAGCGCCAGTAAGGCGTACTCGGTTGTGGTCAGTTTGACCAGTTCACCCGAACGGATGACGGTGCGGGCGGCAAAATCGAGGGTTACGGCACCAAACGTCATGACCGGATTTGCCTTGGTCGTATCGGCATCGCGGACGGCGGAACGGATGCGGGCCAGGAGTTCCAGCTGTCGGAACGGTTTGGTGAGGTAATCATTCGCGCCATGGTCGAGTGCTTTCACGATTTCCGTTTCGGCATCTTTGGCCGACAGGATGATGATGGGCCGGAAGTACCATTCGCGCAGGCGGGCCAATACCTCCTGTCCGTCCCTATCCGGCAAACCGAGATCGAGGAGAATCAGGTCGGGCGGACGGTTGGCAGCCAGGGCGATCCCGTCGGAACCGGTGGCGGCTGTGGCCACTTTGTACCCGGCCGGTTCCAGCGTCAGCTCCAGCAGGCGGCGGATCGCCTGTTCGTCGTCTATGACCAATATCGAACGCTCAGACATCGCCTATGGTTTTAGTATGCAGGACGGGCGCCGGGAACGCCAAGGTAAATTCGGCCCCGCCTTCCTCGCGGTTTCGAAGCGCAATTGTGCCTTGTTGCGCTTCTACAAATCCCTTGACGATGGAAAGTCCGAGGCCGACACCGCCGGTTTGCGTGCCGATACGGTAAAACTTCCGGAAGACGTGGGCGATTTCCTTTTCGGGAAAGCCGTGTCCGTCATCCGACACCCGCACCACACAGGTGATGGGTTCTTCCGTCTCCGATTCATCGAAATGCACGGTGGGACGGTATTCGATCTCCACCCAAACCGTGGCCCCTTTCGGGGTGTAGGTCAGCGCGTTGGAAATGAGGTTTTGGAGGATGTGCTCCATGAGTCCGTAATCGAGTTTGAACAGCGGGAGGTAGTCGGGCTGCACGATGCGCACGGTGCGATCGGCGTTTGGTGCCAGTTCGTCGACGACTTTATAGGCAATCTCGGCAAGGTCGCACCAGTCGGGACGGGTTTCGAGATAACCCGATTCGAGTCGCGATACGTTCAACAAGTTGGCCACCTGTCGTTCGAGTCGTAACGCCGCCGATTCGATTTCCGCTACGAGCTCCTGTTGCCGCTCCTGCCCTTCTGCGTTGACATGGTCTTTCAATAATTCGACACTGCCAATCACAGACGCCAGCGGCGTGCGGAGTTCGTGGGACAGCGAGTCTAGAATAGTGTTGTAGAGCCGCATGTTCGCCGCCCGGGTGTCGCGGATCTGCGCCAGGTGCTCCACCCGTCGTATACGGTTCGTCAGCACCCCGTTCACCAACGCCACCACGAAGAACAGCGCAAAGAGCACCGCATCTTCAGTGCCGTTTATATGAAAGGTGTAATACGGCTTGATGAAGAA
This genomic interval from Flavobacterium sp. HJ-32-4 contains the following:
- a CDS encoding ATP-binding protein — translated: MKTRPFLGIRNQYLAALLTISLVSGVCFFTRDALDYKVTAYVLLATVSLLAIFLSLLPILLAAVVSALILDFFFIKPYYTFHINGTEDAVLFALFFVVALVNGVLTNRIRRVEHLAQIRDTRAANMRLYNTILDSLSHELRTPLASVIGSVELLKDHVNAEGQERQQELVAEIESAALRLERQVANLLNVSRLESGYLETRPDWCDLAEIAYKVVDELAPNADRTVRIVQPDYLPLFKLDYGLMEHILQNLISNALTYTPKGATVWVEIEYRPTVHFDESETEEPITCVVRVSDDGHGFPEKEIAHVFRKFYRIGTQTGGVGLGLSIVKGFVEAQQGTIALRNREEGGAEFTLAFPAPVLHTKTIGDV
- a CDS encoding response regulator is translated as MSERSILVIDDEQAIRRLLELTLEPAGYKVATAATGSDGIALAANRPPDLILLDLGLPDRDGQEVLARLREWYFRPIIILSAKDAETEIVKALDHGANDYLTKPFRQLELLARIRSAVRDADTTKANPVMTFGAVTLDFAARTVIRSGELVKLTTTEYALLALLAGNEGRVLTHQFLLRAVWGPTYVEETQYLRVFIGQLRKKLEDDPNRPRYLLTESGIGYRFQSG
- a CDS encoding KUP/HAK/KT family potassium transporter, whose protein sequence is MKTTHKLSAAGLIVALGIIYGDIGTSPLYVMKAIVGDRPISQLLVYGSISCVFWTLTFQTTFKYILLTLSADNHGEGGVFSLYALVRRFGKGRLVIPTILGATTLLADGIITPPISVASAVEGLDIIVADLPTIPIVLAILTGLFFFQRYGTQKVGTFFGPIMALWFGMLLALGIVQVVTHPQILTALNPVYAYELLTTYPSGFWLLGAVFLCTTGAEALYSDLGHCGRQNIRISWIFVKIALVVNYLGQAAWLMEGAGRQLDGRNPFFAIMPEWLLLPGILLATAAAVIASQALISGSYTLINEAISLNFWPRVTVRNPTDFKGQIYIPSINVILWIGCILMVLYFKTSAHMEAAYGFSITVAMLMTTFLLGYYLLYIRKMNTLAIVGILSVFIVIEIAFFTANVVKIKERWMFLFFELFIFTVMYVWYFARKTNNRFLRFVNLREQAPMLERLSRDESVPKYATHLVYLSKADRNYEIEEKIIRSILSKRPKRADMYWFLHINRVNEPYALDYEIVPVTGHTVVKIVINVGFRIQPRVELYFRQVMRDMALRKEFDLHLRANGSTPYCSEPDYRFVIIEKYLSHANDLSLSDRLLMNGYYILKKMSVSEAKAFGLDRSDVVVERMPFVYQPITETPLQRITKPFES